CGACCATCTCGACGAGCTACAGGCGGGTGCGGGCTGTACCGAGATCTGGGAGCATCTCTCCGAGCACCGCGAGCGTGCGGGCTCGGACTGACCACACCGCTCTGTCGGCGGTCACACACGGCAACAGGACGCTTTTGACGCCGAAGCCCGATCCACGAACGAAATGACCGACCGAAACCCCGGTCGCGAGTGGACGCATCCGGCCGATCGTGAGGAACCCGTGGGTGAACCGGTCGTCCGCGCCGACCCGTCGGTCACCGGCGAGCGTGCCCGCGAGGCGGTCGGGTTCGATCCCGACGACCCCGAGAGCGTCCAACTCGCCGCCGAGACGGTACGGGCGTTCTCGGAGAACACGGTCGGTGCCGAAGACAACGTGTACATGCTTCGCGGAGCGGCCGCCTGCGCCGCGCTGGTCCGCGGCGTCGGCTCGTACAAACGCGCCGCCGAGCGCGCCGGCGGCGACGTCTCGGTCTCGTTCATCCGGAAGTGGGCCCGCGTGCACGACCTCCCGCAGGCGATCCGCCGGCACGTCGCTCGCGGCGACATCGCCCCGACGGCCGCGAAACACATCGCGCGTGTCTCGGGTGACGCGCGGTTCGCCCTCGCGTGGGCGACGCTCGACGGCGACCTCACCGTACGCGAGGTTCGACGGATCGCCAGCGCGGTCAACGCCGGAACCTCCGCGGCCGAAGCGCTGGCGGACCACGGCGCCACGCTCGGCGAACTCACCGTCCGGCTGCCGCCGGAGCTGTATCTCGAACTCCGGCGACGCGCCTCGCTGGAGAACGTCCCCCCCGAAGACGTCCTCGCGGACGCCCTGACGGGGTATTTCGAGGGCTGATCTGAAGGCGAACAGGCGGCACGCTCGCTCACGAGGCGGCGTGCCGCGCGAACGCAGTCCGCCCCGCAGTGACGCTCACAGCAGGTGACGGGTTGGAGGCGTCCTCGTATTTGAATCCGCCCACGGGGGCGGCTCTCGACAGT
This Salinigranum marinum DNA region includes the following protein-coding sequences:
- a CDS encoding DUF7119 family protein yields the protein MTDRNPGREWTHPADREEPVGEPVVRADPSVTGERAREAVGFDPDDPESVQLAAETVRAFSENTVGAEDNVYMLRGAAACAALVRGVGSYKRAAERAGGDVSVSFIRKWARVHDLPQAIRRHVARGDIAPTAAKHIARVSGDARFALAWATLDGDLTVREVRRIASAVNAGTSAAEALADHGATLGELTVRLPPELYLELRRRASLENVPPEDVLADALTGYFEG